Part of the Methanobacterium paludis genome is shown below.
CATAAACTATATAACTGTCGTTCATTTTTCCTCCATATGAATATTAACTGTGCTAATTGTTAAAAAAACATTGAAAAGATTAGAAATTCCGGATCTTGATCTTAATTTGCCTTTTACCATAAAACATCTCCATTTAAAATTTCAGAGAAATTTTCCTAATGAAAAATATAAAAAAATACCTAATCCCACTAGATCTTCATGAAATACTTATTCGTTATTAAATCTTGAATATAAATAATATTAAAAACTTTTCTATTTCTTTCACGACCATCTTGCTTTTTAAAAAGAAATTTGTATCCAAAACAAAGTATTTTAATCCAAAACTTTTTTAAATAAAAAGGGTAATTTATAAAATTAAAACTAAATTGGGAACCGAATATTAAAACTTAAGAATTAAAACTTAGAGTAGAACTTAAAGATTAAAACTTGAAAATAGGAACTTGCGATTTAATAAGAACTAAATTTTTCAGTGATAACAGACAATAGTTTAACAATGCAAACCCCTGATAAAATTACACAAAAAACTGGGTCCCAGACCAGTCTTCTTGAATTTTTGATGGCTCTTGGAAAGGCCTTGATTTCAGCTGGTATTTCAGTGGTGGATATAACCTCAATTTTAGAACGTATTGCCTGCGCATACAAAGTAAAAGCTGAAGTACTGATTTTTCCCACCGTACTGCTTGTAAAGCTTGGTGAAACTGAATCCGCACCTCTAAGCGCAAGCAATCAGAAACCTGGTTTAATACCTTTAAATCAAGTTTCAGAGATCTACAAATTAATTTATCAAGCTGAAAATGCGGAAATTTCTCCGGAAGATGGTAAAAAACGTTTGAAGCAGATATTAACTGAAAAACATCGTTTCGGCTCCATTGGAACAATAATCGGTTACACATTGTTTTCAATAGGTATTGGGATGTTGATGCGGTTTTCACCAGAACAAATCCTAGTTTCAGGTGCTTTCGGAGTTATAGTGGCATTTTTAATTTTATTTGGTGAGAACCAGACCAAAGTCTCACTTTTACTCCCTGTAATTGCTGCTCTCATTGTTTCTTCATTGTTCTTCTTGGGTATGAAAGAGGGATTTCTGACCGGTACATTTATTATGTTAATTCCTGCACTCGCCTACTTCCTGCCTGGAGCTATCCTCACAACTGGAATGTTTGAACTGGCATCTGGTGAGATTATCTCCGGTGCAAGCAGGGTTATCTCAGGTGCTGCAATCCTCCTTTTACTACTTTTTGGATTGATTGTTGGACTTGAAATAGCTGGACTTCCTCTGCAGCAGCTCATGTTCATTAGCCCATCCAATACCTCCATTTGGTGGATTCCTTACATTGGAGTTTTAGTTTTTGGGGTTGGAATGTACCTTTTCATGTCTATAGAAAGAAGAGATATGCCATGGATCATTTTAATCCTTTATATAGCTTTTATGGGGGAACAAGTTGGTAATCACTTTGTAGGAGGATTTTTTGGAGGTTTTCTGGGTTCGCTGCTTATGGCTGTGAGCGGAACATTAACCGAGAGATATGACCATGGAACTCCAGGTTTCATTTCTATATTACCTGCTTTTTGGATACTGGTTCCCGGTTCTCTGGGTTTTATAAGTCTGGCCAGTCTTGTGGGACAAAACTACCCGGCAGCAATTAACAATGCTTTACTTGTTACAATGACCATTGTGGCAATTTCACTGGGATTGCTGGTGGGTAGAGTTCTTACTGAGCCTTTAAAAGTAGAAAAATAATATAATTGATATAATAAAATAAATTTTTTAATAAATTTAAAGATTTAATATAACTTTAAAGACCATGAAAAGGAGGTTGGAGGGTAAGAATTTTGGACTAATTTGGCAGTGGACTACTTATAAAAGGAGCAAAATATCGTTTGGAGGTTTATTCAGGATTATCTGCCAATATTTAGTCCAGTTTCTCATCTTACCCTCCCATATTAATTCTTAAAGAATTCATGACATTTAAATCACTTAGATCATCATATTATTTGGACAGTCCAACGTATTTGAATTTTGTTTTTAATCAGATCATGTTCCCTCCAAAACCCTAAAAAAAGGGTTTAAATTAATTAAACCTTTGTTCAATTATTCTACCTTTCCATCAGAAACTCTGATGATTCTATCAGCAATTTTTGCCACATTAAGATCGTGTGTTACCATTACAATGGTTACCCCTTCCTTCCTGTGTATGTCCTTTAAAAGTTCGAGGATCACTTCTCCTGTTTTTGAATCCAAAGATCCTGTAGGTTCATCTGCAAGTATTATGGAAGGGTGATTGGCCAGTGCTCTGGCAATGGCCACCCTCTGTCTTTCACCACCTGAAAGTCTGGTTGGAAATTGATTCAATTTGTTTCCTAAATTAAGTGATTTCAGAAGGTCCAATGCTCTTTGAACCATTTTTTCATCATCAAGAGGCGTTCCTAACATGGGGATCTGCACATTTTCAAGTGAAGTAAGGTTGGGTATCAGGTTGTGGAACTGGAATATGAAACCTATCTCCTGGGACCTGATCCGACTAAAATCTTTGTTCTTCATCAGATCATGTCCGGCTACTTTGATGGAACCTTCATCAGCATGATCAAGAGCCCCTATCATATTAAGAAGGGTTGATTTCCCGGACCCTGAAGGTCCCATAACAGAAATAAACTCTCCTTTTTTTATTTCAAGGTTTATACCATCCAGTGCCCTTATTCCGCCATTATCATATCCCCTTTTGACACCGCTCATTTCAATTATGTTCTCATCATTCATAGCGCAACGCCTCCGTTGGTGATAATTTAGAAGCTCTGTACGCTGGGTATAATCCTCCTAAAATTCCGAGTAGTAATGCCACTCCAATTGCTTTTAAGAAGAGTTCAGCTGAGAATGCAAGTTGAATGTTGGGTATGAGATTGGAAATACTTAGAAGCTCAACAGCACCTACACCAATAATAAGCCCTACTATGGATGCCATTACCGTGATAATAACAGATTCTCCCAGTATCATAGTCATGACTCTTTTATTGGTCCATCCAACAGATTTGAGAACTCCTATTTCTCTGGTTCTTTCAACTACGGATTTTATCATGATAATCAGAACGATTACCCCACTTATAAGTACCGCCAGGAGTGAAATTGCCCATGCTCCGGTGCTTATGGTTTCAAGTCCGTTGTTCATTCTACCCATCGATGCCATGGATTTTGTGTTTGATAAATCAGGATAAGCCGCTTCTATCTTGTTAATTAGATTGTCTGAGTCTTGGGTGTTGTTAGCTTTAACCATGATTGAAGATACTGTTCCAGTGCTGTTGGTAATGTTTTGAAGGGAACTTAGTGACATGAATACGCCACCATCCTCCATGAAATTACCTGTTTCATAGATACCCACAATTTTAAAGGTTTGATTGGATATGCTGAGTGTATCCCCCACTGTTTTGTTCATGGTTTTAGAAGCAGTTGTACCAATTATTACCTCATTTCCAGTAGAATATGTGGAACCGTTAGTAATTACCGCGTCGGCAAGTGATAGTTTGCTTCCATCAATTCCTATTGCATTAACTGGCATCTGAGAACCATTAATGGTGAAACTGCTTTGTAAAGCTCCTACTGCATCTTCAACACCTGTTATTTTCAGGACATCTTCAACACGCGTTTGATTTATGGTTCCTCCACTACTGGAATTTTGACTCATCATAGCTGAATCAGGACCACCTTGCCCTCCCGAACCTCCTGTAGAACTCGCTGAAGTTAGTGTAAAATCAGCCGCTCCGGCCGTAAGGGTTTTTTCGGTGGATGCTGTCAGACCATCACTTACCAGACCCAACCCCACTATCGCAGCGATCCCTATGGAGATCCCCAGTAGAGCCAGGAATGTCCTTGATTTATTTCGGAATATGTTTTTTAGAATTAAGTTTATGAACTTCATAGCTCCCTATCTAAAATAACATAAAAAGTAGTTTTTCCCATATTGGACCCAAATCTATACCAAATAACACCCAATTACTTATAAAAGTTGTAAAATAAGGTATTGATTTAGATATAAAAGATCTATCCATTATTTTCTGAAATAATTTAAAAAAATAGGAATAGTCGATTAATTTAGTTGAATTAATTGTAAAGAATTATATAATATACTTGATAGCAGCTTGATAAAATAATTATTTTAAAAATTAAGATTTAATTTAAATCTAAAATCTAAATAAAAATAAATCAAGATATCATTTTTGGAATATTGCCTCTGTAATCTGACCCATAAATCTTATCTTATTTATTTTGAGATTAATTTCCTTTAATCCTGCTTTTTGCATTAATTTCTTAATTTCACTTGTAGACATGCCATGATTATCTGCAATTGGCTCTCGGATATAAATTTTTCCTCCATCTTTTAATTTTTGAATAAGAACTTTTAATATATCTCCCCTTAAATCAGACTCTATATCATGCAGTACGTAATGAATTATAATCGCATCATAAGACTCATCTGGAATATCCACATTATCAATTTTTCCAAATTTAAAATTTACGTTAGGATATTTATTCATCGTTTTTTTGATAATATTCATCCATTTTCGGGATATATCAACACATGTTAAATGACCTTCTCCTTTTAAAAGAATTTGAGCCACATGTCTTGAAAGAGCACCTGACCCTGAGCCATAATCCAAAATTTTCTCATTTCCATTCAGATTAAGGCTTTTTGCATAGTTTTTGTAAAAAGGACTACCAATTGAGTAGCATACTGCAACTGTGAAAAATACTTCTGTTGAACCGGGTTCTTCAAATTTCATAAGTAATCATCTGATTCATACCATAAAAAATATGTTATAACAAAAAATGTTAACTCAGTAAGTCTAATATTCATAAAACTTTAACTAATTACAAACATACAATTATTAAAATATATTTAAAATAATTAAATGACTTTTTTATGCTTGAAATAGATTATAATAAACATCAACACGGTATTTAAAGGGGGTATTAACCTGATTGGAATAAGCGCGGATTTTGACCCAGTCCACAAAGGGCACGTTAAATTAATAGATAAAGCCAGACAACTGGCAGATAAAAAAGGCGACGAAGTTGTCATCTACCTCAACAAGGGTTACAGTGCCAATCATGCACCATTTTTTGCAAACTTCAATGCA
Proteins encoded:
- a CDS encoding class I SAM-dependent methyltransferase, whose translation is MKFEEPGSTEVFFTVAVCYSIGSPFYKNYAKSLNLNGNEKILDYGSGSGALSRHVAQILLKGEGHLTCVDISRKWMNIIKKTMNKYPNVNFKFGKIDNVDIPDESYDAIIIHYVLHDIESDLRGDILKVLIQKLKDGGKIYIREPIADNHGMSTSEIKKLMQKAGLKEINLKINKIRFMGQITEAIFQK
- a CDS encoding threonine/serine exporter family protein: MQTPDKITQKTGSQTSLLEFLMALGKALISAGISVVDITSILERIACAYKVKAEVLIFPTVLLVKLGETESAPLSASNQKPGLIPLNQVSEIYKLIYQAENAEISPEDGKKRLKQILTEKHRFGSIGTIIGYTLFSIGIGMLMRFSPEQILVSGAFGVIVAFLILFGENQTKVSLLLPVIAALIVSSLFFLGMKEGFLTGTFIMLIPALAYFLPGAILTTGMFELASGEIISGASRVISGAAILLLLLFGLIVGLEIAGLPLQQLMFISPSNTSIWWIPYIGVLVFGVGMYLFMSIERRDMPWIILILYIAFMGEQVGNHFVGGFFGGFLGSLLMAVSGTLTERYDHGTPGFISILPAFWILVPGSLGFISLASLVGQNYPAAINNALLVTMTIVAISLGLLVGRVLTEPLKVEK
- a CDS encoding ABC transporter ATP-binding protein encodes the protein MNDENIIEMSGVKRGYDNGGIRALDGINLEIKKGEFISVMGPSGSGKSTLLNMIGALDHADEGSIKVAGHDLMKNKDFSRIRSQEIGFIFQFHNLIPNLTSLENVQIPMLGTPLDDEKMVQRALDLLKSLNLGNKLNQFPTRLSGGERQRVAIARALANHPSIILADEPTGSLDSKTGEVILELLKDIHRKEGVTIVMVTHDLNVAKIADRIIRVSDGKVE
- a CDS encoding ABC transporter permease, with the protein product MKFINLILKNIFRNKSRTFLALLGISIGIAAIVGLGLVSDGLTASTEKTLTAGAADFTLTSASSTGGSGGQGGPDSAMMSQNSSSGGTINQTRVEDVLKITGVEDAVGALQSSFTINGSQMPVNAIGIDGSKLSLADAVITNGSTYSTGNEVIIGTTASKTMNKTVGDTLSISNQTFKIVGIYETGNFMEDGGVFMSLSSLQNITNSTGTVSSIMVKANNTQDSDNLINKIEAAYPDLSNTKSMASMGRMNNGLETISTGAWAISLLAVLISGVIVLIIMIKSVVERTREIGVLKSVGWTNKRVMTMILGESVIITVMASIVGLIIGVGAVELLSISNLIPNIQLAFSAELFLKAIGVALLLGILGGLYPAYRASKLSPTEALRYE